The stretch of DNA TTACGGTCGCGGCGCTTGGAGAGTAACAGTTGGCGGCACAAAGGGTGAAAGTGGCCAGCACATCGGATCCCATTACGGTCTGATCAACAACACCGGGGAGTATGTAATCGAACCCATTTATACCCAAATTGCCCCGTTCTCGGATGATGGATTAGCAGCTGTCATGGTGGGAGGTGAATTAGAATACAGTAGCTATTGGAACGGAGAATGGGGATTCGTTGATACGACGGGCACCATCGTGATCGAACCCCAATTCAAAGAGGTACGAATATTCGCGGAAGGACTGGCCGCAGTGAAGGTAGATAAAATTGAGGAAAAAGACAGAGTCGATGCAGAGGGCAAGTGGGGCTACGTTGACAGAACCGGAAAGTCTGTCATAGAACCTATATTCTCTCAAGCCACCAGTTTTTCTGAAGGATTAGCAGCCGTGGCCGTGAGTGATCCCAATGATCCAGGCACAAAGTGGGGGTACATCGACAAATCAGGCCGCTATGTCATTGAACCTAAATTTTGGGAAGCTGCGCCATTTTCAGGTGGATCTGCCTTTGTACTACTCAATGATCGGTACGGATACATCAACAAACACGGCCGATTCAAACCCGCGCCCAAAGGATTTCCGCCGACAGGTGATTGCACGAGTTGGACCCGCCTCCGATCGGGCATCGTAGTAGTAACATCCAACCTCATAAATGCATTGATCAACAAAAAAGGCGAAGAGATATTCAAAACTTACTCCCGCGTTGGACCGTTCCAGGAAGGCCTCGCAATAATTAGCTCCCCAGTGATCAACTTATATGGATATATTGACTGCAGCGGCAGAACGATCCTTGAACCACGGTATGACTATCCATCCAGATTTTCTGAAGGGCTCGCAGCTGTAGGTGACGCAAAAGGGGGTACATACTACATTGACAGAACCGGCCGAACAGTCCTAAGGATACCCTACGACTATAGTCGTGAATTCTACGAAGGATTAGCGGCTATTGAGATCGAAGGCAAACATGGTTTCATAAATCGAGAGGGAAAGATCGCCATCAATCCACGATTCGACGATGTTGGCGATTTCAGCGAAGGCCTGACCGCGGTCATGGTCAATGGCAAATACGGATTCATCGACACCACCGGTGAAATTGTCATCGAACTCCAGTTCGATACCGCAGGCATCAATATCCTACCATATCGAGCACTCAGGGATATCAAGTTTACAGAAGGGCTGGCACGCGTCAGGATTGATGACACGTGGGGCTATATTGACCGTACTGGCACTATTGTATTGGGTCCGCGCTGGGAATTCGCCCATCAATTCTCAGAGGAACTTGCTGCCGTCGTCGAAGATGGCAAGATTGGCTTCATTGACCACAAAGGTGACTATATAATCCCGCCGTCATTCGAATGGTCTGCACGCGATGCACGCCGTGATCTGTTATTCTCTGAAGGACTTGCGGCGATCACGGTGAACGGTGATATGGGATACATAAACACGAATGGTAATATAGTAATCGAGCCCACATATGCTTTTGCGCACCCTTTCTACAACGGCGTAGCTCCAGTTGTGACCAAGTATGTTGAAACCTATGTTATAAATGAACATGGGAAATACGTCTGGGGTCCTGTCAGAGAGTTGAGTCACAGATACGCGACGCAGAAGAAACAATAGGTTCACAAATTCAAACAGTCGCAGATCTTGGGGAATGAAGGTAGACAAACCCAACCTGTCGTAGATCCTGAAGAATGAAGGGCTATATCTGGTTCACTATGTTGTGTTCGCAGTACGGTAGTGAGAACTAACCAACGCGCAGGGCCTTGATGCTCTGCCCTATGACTAGCGTAAAGAGACTGGCTCCGGCAATTAGCAGCCATCCGTTCAGGCCCGGATCAGTGACCTTCAAAACGGTCGCAAAAACAGGAACGTAAATAGCGACCAGTACTAAACCAATGCAAAGAAACAGAGCTCCCCAGACATAGCGGTTGCGCGTTATTCCGTTGCACAGCAAGCGCGAACCTTGATCCCGCATGTTGAACACATGCCACAATTGCGCGAAAGCGAGGGTAAGGAATGAAACGGTCATTGCTTTTTCCCGCGCGAAATTCAAACCATATATCGCGACGACAAGAACGCCGAGTACTGACACCGTGATCAGGAAACCATAGATACTGATCAATACCCAATGACGCTTTCCCAAAATAGCTTCCCCCGGATCGCGCGGCGGTCTTCTCATGATTCCGGCATCACCCTCGCCGGCACCAAGTGCAAGTGCAGGGAAGACATCGGTTATCAGATTAAGAAAAAGGATCTGCAGGGGAAGAATGGGTAGCGGTATGCTGAGGAACGATGCCAATGCTACACTCATCACTTCACTTACGTTGCAGGAGATCAAATATACTACGAATTTCCGGATGTTATTGAAAATGACGCGCCCCTGTTCGATCGCCGCAACGATCGTAGCAAAAGCATCGTCTTTGAGTACTATGTCG from candidate division WOR-3 bacterium encodes:
- a CDS encoding WG repeat-containing protein; protein product: MSIKDYLRLTLTVIITFLGCAQQEVEPTELIRVGLDGKHGYINAKGEIVIEIKYDDICFFAEDVVAVKIDGKWGYIDKTGAVVIPPQFDNTTGFSNGLAPVQIAGKWGYIDKTGTIVIQPRFDNTSRFSNGLAPVEIAGKWGYIDKAGTVLIEPVFQSARDFSEGLAPIKLNEKWGFIDTTGRMVVEPEFAHVLPYGRGAWRVTVGGTKGESGQHIGSHYGLINNTGEYVIEPIYTQIAPFSDDGLAAVMVGGELEYSSYWNGEWGFVDTTGTIVIEPQFKEVRIFAEGLAAVKVDKIEEKDRVDAEGKWGYVDRTGKSVIEPIFSQATSFSEGLAAVAVSDPNDPGTKWGYIDKSGRYVIEPKFWEAAPFSGGSAFVLLNDRYGYINKHGRFKPAPKGFPPTGDCTSWTRLRSGIVVVTSNLINALINKKGEEIFKTYSRVGPFQEGLAIISSPVINLYGYIDCSGRTILEPRYDYPSRFSEGLAAVGDAKGGTYYIDRTGRTVLRIPYDYSREFYEGLAAIEIEGKHGFINREGKIAINPRFDDVGDFSEGLTAVMVNGKYGFIDTTGEIVIELQFDTAGINILPYRALRDIKFTEGLARVRIDDTWGYIDRTGTIVLGPRWEFAHQFSEELAAVVEDGKIGFIDHKGDYIIPPSFEWSARDARRDLLFSEGLAAITVNGDMGYINTNGNIVIEPTYAFAHPFYNGVAPVVTKYVETYVINEHGKYVWGPVRELSHRYATQKKQ